TGCCTACATATCCATGTACAACATGCGACTGGCAAGCTAAGATCCTCGGCATACCCTCTATaaaaagccaaaaaaaatagtagCCAAATATATGATTCGAGAACTGGACTCACTATTCCTGCTGTATATTATTTCTCACTACCAAAGATCAAGACTCATTCCCTATGAAAAGCAAGCCCATACCATCTTCCCATTGgatacttcttttttttttattattattttattttatatatctGTGTTATGTATTTTCGTTACTCGATGTTCACTATCACTTGCTAGTTTCTCGATGAGTCGAACGATGATGCTCAAAGAAATGCCAGGAATCATACAAATCCCAGAAACAGCCGAAGCAatgaagtgaaaaaaaataaaaaaatataaatgaatattaatataatagaCCAAGTTGAAGAGGATGATATATGctatgatatgatatgatatgaagaagaagaagatgaatcaTTCCAGGTCCCATATGTTACCcggaaacaagaaaaacacaTAAACAAACACGGAAAAAGGCATATGCAACCGCGATTATGTAATCATCTTGTCGTaaatattttcttcccttccgaaaacccaaaaaaataaaaaaaataaaaaaatgaaaaataaaatatccAGTCTTCCCCGCGCGACTTGGCACGCGTCACTGCCCGGATTAACTTGAGGAGGCACTCGCAATCACTGCTTCCCTTAATTGCACACCGGacacaaaaagaaatagatATGGAAACGAAAAAGCAATACAGCGTTTCAAGGGTACGATATCGCTGTCATTGATACGTCAAGGGGACCCGAAATGTGAGGGCCCTCGCACACGCACAAGCGTGCCTACCACGccttcatttcttttcacttttctttGGGTCTACCCCAGATTTTTCGAGACCTACTACCGACAGTCTACTAGCATGTCTGCAAGGTTGTTCCGATTTCGGTTTTCGTTTCGAcgtttgtttctttatttgTCCCTTTGATTCAACATAATAGCATCCCTCTAGAGTCGTGTGGAGTTTCCCGCCCACTCTACACCACAAGGGCACCACACGGACACCACACCTTGAATCTTCATAGAATACAACCCCCAATTGGTGCTGTAGTTGGTGGGTGGTTTTCGTTCTCTGTTTGGTTGTCACTGtaatttttccaatttccaGTGTTTGTTTGTGCTTGCCGTTACATTGGTGGCTTCGGAATAAAGGGACAAAAtacacacgcacacacacacacacacacacacacacacacacacacacatattTAGTAATGTAATGTATGAGTTAAAATATGGATTTAAGAGGATATAAATAGATGTGCTTTCAACGCACTGTCGCAGTTGAAAGAAATGTAGTTAGTTTAAATACCAGTCGAAGGAGGATATTCTAAGGTAGGTATTAATTCTGAATCTGAAAGTGGAAATTGCTTGtctttaattttaaatAGTAAAAGTACATACGGACAGCGCCAAAAAGTAAGTTTTGAGTGTTTTATTTTGCCATTTGAAATGACTGTAAAGAGCTTTATCAAAAGCTCCCAGGAAGACAACTCTATTCCTCAAGATCCCCCAGTGCAGAATTATCCTCCTGGCGTCAATTATCTTTCGCTATTCAGCCAAAAGGGAAAATTGACCGTCATTACTGGTGGCGCAGGTGCTATCGGTGGTGCATTGTGCGAGGGTTTCGCCTCATGTGGGTCTGATGTTGTGATTCTTGACACGAAGTTCCAACCAGAACTTTCCCAACACTTGGAGAAAACGTATGGGATTCAGTCCAAATCGTTCCAAGTGGATATCACCAACATTGAAGATGTCATGCTTgtgtttgaaaagatcttAGAAGAGTTCCCCGGCCGCGAGTTGAACACTTTTATTGCTAATGCCGGCATTGCGTGGACCAACGGGTCCATCTTGAATGAGGGGTCTACTCCAGAGATGTGGCACAGGGTTATGAATGTCAATGTGCAGGGAACTTACCACTGTTGTAGATACGCTGCCGAAATTTTCAAACGTCAGGGCCATGGCAACTTGATATTGACTGCTTCTATGTCAAGCTACATCAACAACGTTCCTAATTACCAGACTTGTTACAATGCGTCGAAAGCCGCTGTGAGACAAATGGCCAAAGGGTTTGCTGTGGAGTTCGCTTCGTTGACCACACCAGCTGGGAAAATCAGATGCAATTCCGTCTCTCCCGGTTACACTGACACCGTGCTATCCTCTTTCGTCCCAACAGAGCAACGCGCGCGCTGGTGGGGGCTAACTCCTATGGGACGCGAAGCTCTGCCCCAAGAATTAGTTGGTGCCTATTTGTACTTGGCCTCAGACGCTGCAACCTACACCAACGGGTGCGATATCCAAGTCGATGGCGGATACACATGTGTTTAAATAAACTGCCTCTTTTCCTACTGCTAGCTATATAAAGTTATATTGTTATTCACTCGATAATTTGATTACCTCCGCAACATGTTGCATAGACAATAGAGCATTCTTCTCTTAATAGGGTTTCATTTTGTATTGCCAGTCGTCGGCCTATGTGTCATGTCATCGGTTCTGTCTTCTTTCTATCACAcacgaaaagaaaaaataaaagtgtTAATGATATTATACGCGTAAAAATATGGAATATCTATTTCACTGCTGAATCCTAACTACAAAATGCTTCATCGAATAACAAGACTGTGTGTACTTAAGCAATACCAATATAGGTACATCGAGAAGAACAGTCTACAGAAGAGGTAAACCTTAACCATGGTTTCCGCTATACAGAATTACATCTCGCAAAAACTCATCAATGATAACAAGCCTGTGACCTTTTTGGATCTATGCGACGAATTCTCCATCAATGCCAATAAGGCAAAAAATGAGATGGTGCACTATTACAGCACTACAAGACACGAGTCCATACAGTGTATTGTAATATGCGTCCTTAAACAGAATATGATAAAGATGATTACAGATCCGGAAAACCTTCCAGAATCTGAAAATATTAAGGACTTCTTCATTTATGCATTCAACCCACTAGAAACAATCGACTTGGTGAACAAAGAGCGCACTTACGTCTCTATCAAAAACCCTTTCAAACTAACTTATCCTGATGGTACCAGACCCAAAACAAGTGATGCTATTCCTACCGTTATTAGCATACCGACTCAAACCCAAGCAAAATCTTCGGATAAGGATAGTAGTTCAAAACTGAAAACAAATCCTGAACCCAAAAACGATGTTAAGAAACGTGCTAATACATTCCCACTGAATGAACCTAAGCCTAAAAAGCCTGCCAAAAGCATGGGCTTGAAGTCCACAGAACTCTTAGCAAGAATGAGAAGGGAGAGAgcagagaaagagaatcaAAGACAAGAGGAATTGGAGAggagaaagaaacagaaagaggaagaagcacagaagaagaatgtgGTAATTAGCCAggaaaaacagaaacaactGGATCAACTGGCGCACATGTtcgacgacgacgacgatcTGACTTCGTTAggcaataataataataataataataatagcaCAATGaacaatgaagatgaaaataaCGACGAAAAAGAGGATAGTCTTCCTGTTGCAATAGAATCTATTCCCTCTCAGGAACCCACAAAACAAGAGCATACTACAAACATCGAAGAACTATTAGATACAACAGCGGATGAATCGATCTTAGAACTCTCACAGCCAGTAAAGAATAACCCAGAAACAGTCGATGTTGCGTCCTCTGATACTTCAGAAAAACAGCAAGATATAGAACCGCAAGAAGTCACTTATGTTGATGAGGATGGTTACATGGTTACGAAGCGCGTAGCACCGGAAGTGAAGAAGCCATCCAAAACAACTAGGTCGGCAAGGTCTGTACAACCCgcaaaagaatcaaagCCACGCAGTAACgataagaaaaagagcTCCGATGGACAGCGTACCCTAGagagcttctttttcagtAAGAGTAAGAAGTGAAGGAAGAGATGAGTACGGTTGTAACTCTTAATTCACGTGTATATAAGCATTATATATAGTACTAACACCACCGGTATCATTCATCCTTCAGTCGCATTCCCTTCAGCGAACGTTTCTACTGTCCAATTGTAATTACACTTAACAAGTTTCAGTTTTATATATTAAGGCATTTACTCAATTCACTTAATCTGACACCGACGGTTTTCTTTTGGCATAAAAAACTGATTAGAAGTTTGACAGACGTGTTCCAGTGTGGTCCCCTGTAGCAATTATCTGccaatctttttcttcgtaGCACCCTCCAATTTTGATAGTACCCACACCGCTGGATAACCTTCTTCCGTCTCATCGAGGTAATAATTAGTCCATTTGACATTTCAAGAGGGTCCAACCAATATAAAATGGAGCACCAAATATAAATCACGTGCAGCAGACAGAGAAAAAGCGAAggagagaaaagagagagtCACATTTCGTGACCCGGATCGTGGGTCCTTACGTACACGGTGACATGCCACGTGACTGTCTTAATTACAGAGAGTCATATCTCGTTTTCCTTATTATCCTTTTTATTATGTactgaatttttttttgtttttttttcttctgcatTTCTATCGCCCAAAAAGGGGTGACTATTCGTACAAGGTGAGTTTCTTAGTTTACTATAGGCATTTTACatgaaaaatgaatttCGGCCAGATTAGAAGTTACAATAATCAATGCCACACGCATGCTATTGATAAAAGGACTTGCTTTTGGGAATAAGTTTTTAATTGTAAGCTGTTAGTGCTCTAGAAGATCATCAACGAAGAACAGTCAACGACTACTACATTTGGAATCAACTTTCAATCTATCAATACTCCATTGGATTGTACTATTTGGCTCTATTTTCAGCATACATacgttttcttcaagagttTTAATTAAACAAGTTTACTTCCCCTAGCTTcttatttttgaagattgGTCCAATTTGAATATTCGGCCATACAATTTAATCCATTAGTGCTCTTTCtgctttcattttcttttaccGTTCTAACTTTTTTGGGTAAGGATCTTGAGCTATTGTGAGAAATCTTCATCGTATTTTACAACTaattcaaatcaaataaCGTTTATCCAAAATGAGTGATTTGTGTCCAGTTTATGCTCCATTCTTCGGTGCCATTGGTTGTGCCGCAGCTATTATCTTCACCTCTTTCGGTGCTGCTTACGGTACTGCCAAGTCTGGTGTTGGTATTTGCGCCACCTGTGTCTTGAGACCTGACctattgttcaagaatatCGTTCCAGTTATTATGGCTGGTATCATTGCTATTTATGGTTTAGTCGTCTCTGTTTTGGTGTGTTACTCTTTAGGCCAAAAACAAGCTTTATACACTGGGTTTATCCAACTAGGTGCTGGTTTGTCTGTTGGGTTAAGTGGTCTAGCTGCTGGTTTCGCCATTGGTATTGTCGGTGATGCTGGTGTTAGAGGTACTGCTCAGCAACCAAGATTGTTTGTTGGTATGATTTTGATCTTGATTTTCGCAGAAGTTTTGGGTTTGTACGGTTTGATTGTTGCCCTATTGTTGAACTCTAGAGCTACTCAAGATGTCACTTGTTAGATGTAGATGTGACACAACCATAAACACTTTAGTGTTTAGGACAATTTTGAGTAGATAACgagataaaaaaaaaaacaagaagggAACGTGGAAACAAGCTAAGAATGTTCGTACCTTTCCCGCTACATGTTTCACTTTGTCTATTCTGTAAAGTCCTTATACATTTTTCTCATCTGCTTTGGAAATACAACCAATTCTACAATCTTAAATAGAATCTAAACTCACATATTGTctgtttatatataaaagtaTAAACATATCCATTTAAAAGCTGCCGTTCTTAAAAGAATCTTGCTTCGGAACAAAAACTTTACTCTTTTCACATTTGTGATTGCAACTCTTTATTCACTACTTTTTGTAGACACCCATTTCTACATCATACATATCCTACATAAATGCTTGACATACTTTATAATTCAGAGTCTTTCTCACATCTCGGATCAATGAATCGATGGAGTCAGGTAGTGAATTCACTTTGTTTTCTCCATTTTTAAGTTGAGAATATAACAAGTGACATGCATCGTTTATTTGTACCTTTTCCAACCTCTTCAAAAGGGTGAATATCTGTGATTCCTGCAAACGAATGTTCTCAGGCACCAAAAACATTGGATAGAAGAATCGAGCTAACAACAAGATACAATATTGATCAGGCATGTATGGGAAGCTAATTAATTGAATCATGTTGTCGATCgccttttcaatttcattaCTTTCAACAAGTTTGTGGAACTCGTATAATACTGCATATGGAGAGAGCGCTTGTCTCATCACATCTGTGACCATGCTATCAATTAAATCTTTAGGTATGCTGAAGGATTCTGAATCCCCACTTACAATGGCATTTATTGTTATATCATCCAATGGGGCCCCTTTCAAAACACTAGCTTCAAAAATCATCCATGAGTAGTGCTTGACCCACTCATATTCTCCGGCTTTACTGAAATTGCTCATTGCTTCAACAACGTTATTCTGGTAGAGGGTATCCTGACCTAGTATCTTGTAAATACTTCTGGCTACTTCAGGCAATCTCCATTTGGCACAAACGGTTAATAGCCATTCGATATCATCATTTGTACTGTATGGAAAGTGTGGTAGTAATTCTGCCAACGTTGTTCGTTTTGTCGCATCTCCTATATCTGGTAACAGAGAAATCAATCCTACGGAAATAGGCCAGAGCGTTTTATCATCGTATGTGCATAAATTCAAGGCAAGTTGATTCATCAAAAAGCCACTTATAGTAGGATCAGTTTCAAATGCATTAATACTATCCATATTTTCGTCTTTATGACTGAAAATCTCGTGGAAGTCTGTTCTTATAACTCCCTTTGATTCACAAAGCACGGCTACAAAAGCCGCTGTTGCAAGATCTAATGATTCCAATACAGGGAGTATGTCCGCTACCCTATCGCATATTATGTCATAACAAGCCGTTTCCCAGTTATTACAAACGTCAATGGCATTATTATTGGTTGCTAGTTGTCCATATTCATTACTTAGTTCTAACGTTGGAATGTAGTATAACATTAATCCACAGTATGACTCGTACCAGTATTGAGAAAATTCACAGATTTTATTCTTTGAGCCGCTCAAAATCATGAATATGTTCATCATACTTTTCTTAATCTCAGGCTCAACATCCTGCTCGTCCCAGTTGTTTATTAGTTGTAAAACACTGTTTTTCCATTCACGGAATAAAGAATCAGATTGCAATGGGTAGGTTTCGATTATTGTTATCAAATCAGTGGCGAATATCCTCACAGGTTCTTCATCATGCTCTAATAGTTGTGATTTGGAAATACATTGGATTGCTTGAGACCATAAACCTCTTAACAAGAGTTGTGCAATCAAGTCCCAAAAGCCTGTTGTTTCGTAcacttttcttctggtcAAAAGACTAGTATCAAATACCTCGGCAATAATTGCTTCATTTGGTTCACCATCTGATCTGTTTATCCAGTTAATTAATGACTCCAAgaaatcttcttgtttccaACCAGGAGAATCTGTTATGAAATAGAGGGTCTTGAGACAGTTCAGTATACTAAGACACTCTTCTAAATCTCCAATCCTTTGAAGTTTGTTAGTGTATTTTATGGACTCAATATAGAATTCCAATTCTGTTACTAAAGCTTGGAATGCTAGGTTGATAATGGAAAGATGTTCTTGTCTGGAAGTCTGTTTAATCAACCCAATGGTCGGTACATCATTTTTGCGGTGTTCGCCTAAACCTTGATATAGTTCAAACAATTTAGAAACATATTGAGCAAACTCTTTTGATTCATCCAAGTTTAATAGCTTCACTGGAAAAAGTTTATTGTTGCTTTGTACATCGTCAAACGCAAGACTGCGAGAGGAAACATTGCTAAACTTGAACTTCAAAGCTTTACCAGTTGGTTGTTCATTAGGAAAGCTCACCATAGGAGCATTGCTAACTGGATCCATGGAAATCGTTAAATCCACTGAGTCAGTGCTGTCTCCCTCTTGGTCTAGAAAGTCTAGACCATCGACATCCATTAAGAGGTCCTGAGTATTGTTATACTCATCATTGGTCATTGTATCTACTAAAGATAATAGCAATTGAAGTCTccgttattattattagctGGAAATGGTTGATTGAAAAGTAAATAAAGTCACAATAAACCCTAATCAAGGAACCAATTAAGAGTCTTTGGTGTCTACAACGAATAGAAGGAAGGTGCTTCTGTGTtatgttttgttttgttcagGTTGATATTCGATGGGGCCTTTCTTCAGAAAATTTTGATGATATAAACCCATACACCACATATACAATCAGAGACCACTTACGCTTAAATAATGATTATTCAAGCAAATGATATGATTATACCTAGGTTAGTCCATATCTGTCCAAAAATTAAGATACGATTGCAAGATTGAACTGTATTATTAAATCCATGCTTTTACAGAGCCCTAGTAGGACCTACTGCTCCTATCTTTACATATAGTTTTTATTCAAACTGTCATTTCGGTCCATTGGTTTTTTTGAGAACTGTTCTTTccaaatgttgaaaaagtttgaaaagaagcaatgagatgagatgagatgagatgaggtAAGTTATATGATAAAGTTTAAAGTTTAGATAGCACGTAGTATTACTAAGTGACCCAATACACTTCATCGGGCAGTAAGTTCGACTTAATCAAGACATGGTGCCGTTGAATAGTGCAGAAAGTCTCACAAGATTTTTAAGATCCAAAGACATTAGCACGCAAGAAATATACGATATTTCAGTTTCGTTGTTGGAAGGGAAGtatgatatatatttccCACAGGGTCATATATTCATACTAGAACTAATTATTGATAGGTGGAACGATTCCAAAAACACGAAGTTTAGAGAAGACACTAATATATGGGAAGCATGGAGACTTTTATGGCCCACAGTTAAATCTGATGATCataaaaagaaactatTGAAGAATCTTCGAATCGTACAGTTAATCAACCAAACTTTTAATGAGATGAATTATGGGGATTCTAAACTATGCGCACTTGTTTATGAAATGTTGAAGAGTGCTAATGCTTGCATGATTACTGCAGTTTCACCAGAGACTgcattgaaaatattggGAAGAGTTATAGATGTTGTTCTATCCTGTGATTTCGTCAGCGATGCTGCTAACAAGAAGCAACTTATAATATCAGAGGTGTTATCCTTTACGGATTTAGCCAATCTCACGGAGGTACCTAAGAAGGTCTCACCAGTTTACTGTTCAGATTTACTGCTACCTTCTTTAAAGTACCTGCAGCAGGAACAAGCAGTCGAAGACACATCTTACAACATTTCTAGCATACTATCCAATTTCATGAAAAAATTCTTGTTCGAATCTAGTCGAGACCTAACTTTATCAATGAAAGATTTTATATCGCTACACAAAGAAAGTTTAACAACTGATATTTgtcttcaacttttcacCAACTGCATCATCGTTGGTAATTGCGACTCAAAAACATTAGAAGTTGTTCTAAAGCTGCTAATTGATATCAATCCTACACTTTGCTCTAGTTTATTGGCAACACTCAATTCTTACAAGAAATCCGTATCTCAAGAGTTTTTAGAGTCACTTTTCGATTCTGTTATTAAGAATAAGGACTGGGATATTATCAAGAGGattattgaaatgaatattgaaattggtATTTTGAAGACGAAAGATCTCATGGAGCTATTAGAAATtgcagatgatgattccaaACTAAAAGTATGGTCATCTTTAGTTAACTGCCACGTTAACGCAAGAGAATTCACGAACTTATTAGCTATTTGGCAAGATTATTGCAAAGTGAATACGTTCTCTGTATTCATAAAAGATTCAAAATTGACCGCTGTTATTTCTAAAAACGTATCGATGTTATCTGCCACCCAGACTCGTACACTGATCACGGATTTAGTTGATGTGATAATGAGCCAAAATGATATTCACTCAGTAAAGGTATTGCAAGTAATTGTATTAGGTTTCAAAGCATTATCCTACAGTCA
The Kluyveromyces marxianus DMKU3-1042 DNA, complete genome, chromosome 1 DNA segment above includes these coding regions:
- the SOU2 gene encoding uncharacterized protein is translated as MTVKSFIKSSQEDNSIPQDPPVQNYPPGVNYLSLFSQKGKLTVITGGAGAIGGALCEGFASCGSDVVILDTKFQPELSQHLEKTYGIQSKSFQVDITNIEDVMLVFEKILEEFPGRELNTFIANAGIAWTNGSILNEGSTPEMWHRVMNVNVQGTYHCCRYAAEIFKRQGHGNLILTASMSSYINNVPNYQTCYNASKAAVRQMAKGFAVEFASLTTPAGKIRCNSVSPGYTDTVLSSFVPTEQRARWWGLTPMGREALPQELVGAYLYLASDAATYTNGCDIQVDGGYTCV
- the POL32 gene encoding DNA polymerase delta subunit POL32; its protein translation is MITDPENLPESENIKDFFIYAFNPLETIDLVNKERTYVSIKNPFKLTYPDGTRPKTSDAIPTVISIPTQTQAKSSDKDSSSKLKTNPEPKNDVKKRANTFPLNEPKPKKPAKSMGLKSTELLARMRRERAEKENQRQEELERRKKQKEEEAQKKNVVISQEKQKQLDQLAHMFDDDDDLTSLGNNNNNNNNSTMNNEDENNDEKEDSLPVAIESIPSQEPTKQEHTTNIEELLDTTADESILELSQPVKNNPETVDVASSDTSEKQQDIEPQEVTYVDEDGYMVTKRVAPEVKKPSKTTRSARSVQPAKESKPRSNDKKKSSDGQRTLESFFFSKSKK
- the VMA3 gene encoding H(+)-transporting V0 sector ATPase subunit c, whose amino-acid sequence is MSDLCPVYAPFFGAIGCAAAIIFTSFGAAYGTAKSGVGICATCVLRPDLLFKNIVPVIMAGIIAIYGLVVSVLVCYSLGQKQALYTGFIQLGAGLSVGLSGLAAGFAIGIVGDAGVRGTAQQPRLFVGMILILIFAEVLGLYGLIVALLLNSRATQDVTC
- the NUP85 gene encoding Nup85p — protein: MTNDEYNNTQDLLMDVDGLDFLDQEGDSTDSVDLTISMDPVSNAPMVSFPNEQPTGKALKFKFSNVSSRSLAFDDVQSNNKLFPVKLLNLDESKEFAQYVSKLFELYQGLGEHRKNDVPTIGLIKQTSRQEHLSIINLAFQALVTELEFYIESIKYTNKLQRIGDLEECLSILNCLKTLYFITDSPGWKQEDFLESLINWINRSDGEPNEAIIAEVFDTSLLTRRKVYETTGFWDLIAQLLLRGLWSQAIQCISKSQLLEHDEEPVRIFATDLITIIETYPLQSDSLFREWKNSVLQLINNWDEQDVEPEIKKSMMNIFMILSGSKNKICEFSQYWYESYCGLMLYYIPTLELSNEYGQLATNNNAIDVCNNWETACYDIICDRVADILPVLESLDLATAAFVAVLCESKGVIRTDFHEIFSHKDENMDSINAFETDPTISGFLMNQLALNLCTYDDKTLWPISVGLISLLPDIGDATKRTTLAELLPHFPYSTNDDIEWLLTVCAKWRLPEVARSIYKILGQDTLYQNNVVEAMSNFSKAGEYEWVKHYSWMIFEASVLKGAPLDDITINAIVSGDSESFSIPKDLIDSMVTDVMRQALSPYAVLYEFHKLVESNEIEKAIDNMIQLISFPYMPDQYCILLLARFFYPMFLVPENIRLQESQIFTLLKRLEKVQINDACHLLYSQLKNGENKVNSLPDSIDSLIRDVRKTLNYKVCQAFM